One segment of Stappia sp. 28M-7 DNA contains the following:
- a CDS encoding FAD-binding protein, protein MPDTFKPRTAEEARDVVRWAMAEHEPLEIVGQASKRAIGRPVQAGHLLDMSGLAGIELYEPEELVLTALPGTPIAEIEAALAASNQELAFDPLDYGPLLGNPAGQGTLGGVIAANLAGSKRLKHGAARDHVLGMDAVSGRGEIFHSGGRVVKNVTGYDLPRALTGSWGTLAVATRITLKVLPRAQTEATFLLSGLGDAEAATTMTTAMGSSAEVSAAAHLPAAAAQDLAARGHALSGPATLLRLEGFGPSVDYRFERLRALLGAGRSVSRVEADASRALWRAVRDADAFVGTDDLVWRLSVAPTAGASVVAQLAGRFACKAFYDWSGGLVWLAVPGADARAEAIRAAIAACGGGHATLVRAPAPLRSSIPVFQPQPAPLAALAARLKEQFDPHGILNPGRMTAGH, encoded by the coding sequence ATGCCCGACACGTTCAAGCCGCGTACGGCGGAGGAGGCCCGCGACGTCGTCCGCTGGGCGATGGCCGAGCACGAACCGCTGGAAATCGTCGGCCAGGCCTCCAAGCGCGCCATCGGGCGCCCGGTGCAGGCCGGCCATCTGCTCGACATGTCGGGCCTTGCCGGCATCGAGCTCTACGAGCCCGAGGAACTGGTCCTTACCGCGCTGCCCGGCACGCCCATCGCCGAGATCGAGGCGGCGCTGGCGGCCAGCAATCAGGAACTTGCCTTCGATCCGCTGGACTACGGTCCGCTGCTCGGCAACCCGGCGGGGCAGGGCACGCTCGGCGGCGTCATCGCCGCCAACCTTGCCGGCTCCAAGCGGCTGAAGCACGGGGCGGCGCGCGACCATGTGCTCGGCATGGACGCGGTCTCCGGGCGCGGCGAGATCTTTCATTCCGGCGGCCGCGTGGTGAAGAACGTCACCGGCTACGACCTGCCGCGCGCTCTCACCGGCTCCTGGGGCACGCTGGCCGTCGCCACCCGCATCACGCTGAAGGTGCTGCCGCGGGCGCAGACCGAGGCGACCTTCCTGCTCTCCGGCCTTGGCGATGCCGAGGCCGCCACGACGATGACGACCGCCATGGGCTCCTCGGCCGAGGTCTCGGCCGCTGCCCATCTGCCCGCCGCCGCGGCGCAGGATCTGGCCGCGCGCGGTCATGCGCTCTCCGGTCCCGCGACCCTGTTGCGGCTGGAAGGCTTCGGCCCCTCCGTCGACTACCGCTTCGAGCGGTTGCGGGCTCTTCTCGGGGCCGGCCGTTCCGTTTCGCGGGTGGAGGCGGACGCCTCCCGCGCGCTGTGGCGCGCGGTACGCGATGCGGATGCGTTCGTCGGCACCGACGATCTCGTCTGGCGCCTCTCCGTCGCCCCGACCGCCGGTGCCTCAGTCGTCGCGCAGCTTGCCGGTCGGTTCGCCTGCAAGGCCTTCTACGACTGGTCCGGCGGTCTCGTCTGGCTCGCAGTGCCCGGCGCTGATGCCCGCGCCGAGGCGATCCGCGCCGCCATCGCCGCCTGCGGCGGCGGCCACGCGACCCTGGTGCGCGCGCCCGCGCCGCTGCGCTCTTCCATCCCCGTGTTCCAGCCCCAGCCGGCCCCGCTCGCCGCCCTTGCGGCCCGGCTCAAGGAGCAGTTCGACCCACACGGCATCCTCAACCCGGGCCGCATGACGGCGGGACACTGA
- the glcF gene encoding glycolate oxidase subunit GlcF → MQTSFSIHQLADPHMAESEKILRKCVHCGFCTATCPTFALLGDELDSPRGRIYLIKEMLENDRPADARTVRHIDRCLSCLSCMTTCPSGVHYMHLVDHARAHIEKTYRRPLGNRMVRSLLGFVLPHPGRFRLSLAAAFYARPFAGVLRAFGGPFKSLGAMLSLAPLKAPSPSSLKQGSAYPPAATAARKGRVALLTGCAQPVLAPEINEATVRLLNRAGVEVVLPKGEGCCGALVHHMGREEQALTDARRNVDAWTREIEGEGLDAILITASGCGTTIKDYGFMLKDDPAYAEKAARVSALAKDVTEYLTGLDLGVPVRATGLTVAYHSACSMQHGQKITRQPKTLLTAAGFAVRDVPEGHLCCGSAGTYNILQPDIARRLRDRKVANIEKTSPDLVATGNVGCITQIGSGTQLPVMHTVLLLDWAYGGPEPALLAEAGLGEARLAVPA, encoded by the coding sequence ATGCAGACCAGTTTCTCCATTCATCAGCTTGCCGACCCGCATATGGCGGAGTCGGAGAAGATCCTGCGCAAGTGCGTCCATTGCGGCTTCTGCACGGCCACCTGCCCGACCTTCGCCCTGCTCGGCGACGAGCTCGACAGCCCGCGCGGCCGCATCTACCTGATCAAGGAGATGCTGGAGAACGACCGGCCGGCCGATGCGCGCACCGTGCGCCATATCGACCGCTGCCTGTCCTGCCTCTCCTGCATGACGACCTGCCCCTCGGGCGTGCACTACATGCACCTGGTCGACCATGCCCGCGCCCATATCGAGAAGACCTACCGCCGTCCGCTCGGCAACCGGATGGTGCGCTCGCTGCTAGGCTTCGTGCTGCCGCATCCCGGCCGCTTCCGCCTGTCGCTGGCCGCCGCCTTCTATGCTCGGCCCTTCGCTGGCGTGCTGCGTGCGTTTGGAGGCCCGTTCAAGTCGCTCGGCGCCATGCTCTCGCTCGCGCCCCTCAAGGCGCCGTCCCCCTCCTCGCTGAAGCAGGGGAGCGCCTATCCGCCCGCCGCCACTGCGGCGCGCAAGGGCCGCGTTGCCCTGCTCACCGGCTGCGCCCAGCCGGTGCTGGCGCCGGAGATCAACGAGGCGACCGTGCGCCTGCTCAACCGCGCCGGCGTCGAGGTGGTTCTGCCGAAGGGCGAGGGCTGCTGCGGCGCGCTCGTCCATCACATGGGCCGCGAGGAGCAGGCGCTCACCGATGCCCGCCGCAATGTCGATGCCTGGACGCGCGAGATCGAGGGCGAGGGGCTCGATGCCATCCTGATCACCGCGTCCGGCTGCGGCACGACGATCAAGGACTACGGCTTTATGCTGAAGGACGATCCCGCTTATGCGGAAAAGGCCGCGAGGGTCTCCGCGCTGGCGAAGGACGTGACCGAGTATCTCACCGGTCTCGACCTCGGCGTGCCGGTGCGTGCCACGGGTCTGACGGTCGCCTACCACTCGGCCTGCTCCATGCAGCACGGGCAGAAGATCACCCGCCAGCCGAAGACGCTTCTGACCGCCGCCGGCTTTGCCGTGCGCGACGTGCCGGAAGGGCACCTGTGCTGCGGCTCGGCCGGCACCTACAACATCCTGCAGCCGGACATCGCCCGGCGCCTGCGCGACCGCAAGGTCGCCAATATCGAGAAGACCTCGCCCGATCTCGTTGCTACCGGCAATGTCGGCTGCATCACCCAGATCGGCAGCGGGACGCAGCTTCCGGTGATGCACACGGTGCTGCTGCTCGACTGGGCCTATGGCGGCCCGGAGCCCGCGCTTCTCGCCGAGGCCGGTCTCGGCGAAGCGCGGCTCGCCGTTCCCGCCTGA
- a CDS encoding L,D-transpeptidase: protein MQRTGFLLAAAMLAGAMALSPAKADYRSGAGAPPLLLSPDLTEPWVLQLQPHRRQMRPQVTTRPVMRQPQRMERVRHMGVAPGAATRPKQVQRQVDPRFLPTTVAYDGKHKPGDIVIDTEARYLYLVEKGGFARRYGVGVGRPGFEWAGTHKVTRKAEWPDWRPPAEMRKRQPGLPVHMAGGPKNPLGARALYLGSTLYRIHGSNEPWTIGRAVSSGCIRMRNEDVIDLYNRVPVGAKVHVL, encoded by the coding sequence ATGCAGCGAACAGGATTTCTACTTGCCGCGGCGATGCTGGCCGGCGCGATGGCGCTGTCCCCTGCCAAGGCCGACTATCGCAGCGGCGCCGGCGCGCCGCCGCTTCTGCTGAGCCCAGACCTGACCGAGCCCTGGGTGCTGCAGTTGCAGCCCCATCGCCGCCAGATGCGCCCGCAGGTGACCACCCGCCCGGTGATGCGCCAGCCGCAGCGCATGGAACGGGTGCGCCACATGGGCGTCGCCCCGGGCGCGGCCACGCGCCCCAAGCAGGTGCAGCGCCAGGTCGACCCGCGCTTCCTGCCGACCACCGTCGCCTATGACGGCAAGCACAAGCCCGGCGACATCGTGATCGATACCGAGGCGCGCTATCTCTACCTGGTGGAGAAGGGCGGCTTTGCCCGCCGCTACGGCGTCGGCGTCGGCCGTCCGGGCTTCGAATGGGCCGGCACGCACAAGGTGACGCGCAAGGCCGAGTGGCCGGACTGGCGCCCGCCGGCGGAAATGCGCAAGCGCCAGCCGGGCCTGCCGGTGCACATGGCCGGCGGTCCGAAGAACCCGCTGGGCGCGCGCGCCCTCTATCTCGGCTCGACGCTCTACCGCATCCACGGCTCGAACGAGCCCTGGACCATCGGCCGGGCGGTCTCCTCGGGCTGCATCCGCATGCGCAACGAGGACGTGATCGACCTGTACAACCGGGTGCCGGTCGGCGCCAAGGTGCACGTTCTCTAA
- a CDS encoding DUF2927 domain-containing protein, producing the protein MRRPLSRLLLLLCLALPAFSGSTAPSAAAPYTFSTEELIDGFMKTVFGLEYRSWSWQPYLVKKYTGPVRFYVHNLAAKNRKPMVYRFIEQMGTGVRGLSTIVVPTPAEANFHVYVVDRGQYRDVVRRHIYKDPTADVPGRCLVRVVSDRRGISQSAAVIVSDEGDFLFRRCLVEELLQGLGPMNDDTSLSHSVFNDRSRHSRFTTFDRLLLNMLYHPSIRPGMSPEQVQPLLPGIVRQVRPLVN; encoded by the coding sequence TTGCGCCGACCGCTGTCGAGACTGTTGCTGCTGCTCTGCCTTGCCCTGCCGGCGTTTTCCGGCAGCACTGCCCCGTCGGCGGCCGCCCCGTACACCTTCTCCACCGAAGAGCTGATCGACGGCTTCATGAAGACGGTGTTCGGGCTGGAATACCGCTCGTGGAGCTGGCAGCCCTATCTCGTCAAGAAATACACCGGGCCGGTGCGCTTCTACGTCCACAATCTGGCGGCCAAGAACCGCAAGCCGATGGTCTACCGCTTCATCGAGCAGATGGGCACCGGGGTCCGTGGCCTGTCGACGATCGTCGTGCCGACGCCGGCCGAGGCGAATTTCCACGTCTATGTGGTCGACCGGGGCCAGTATCGCGACGTGGTCCGCCGGCACATCTACAAGGACCCGACCGCCGACGTGCCGGGCCGCTGCCTGGTGCGGGTCGTCTCCGACCGGCGCGGCATCTCGCAATCGGCGGCGGTGATCGTCTCCGACGAGGGCGACTTCCTGTTCCGCCGCTGCCTGGTGGAGGAACTGCTGCAGGGCCTGGGGCCGATGAACGACGACACCTCGCTGTCACACTCGGTATTCAACGACCGCTCCCGCCACAGCCGCTTCACCACGTTCGACCGGCTGCTGCTCAACATGCTCTACCACCCGAGCATCAGGCCGGGCATGAGCCCCGAGCAGGTCCAGCCCCTGCTGCCGGGGATCGTGCGCCAGGTGCGCCCGCTGGTGAACTGA
- a CDS encoding protein phosphatase CheZ, translated as MMATRRAFRAESLLQQSNADGGSGYGSDVQYKTLMAEISSIKAMIRPAEEVGNQVLEQFKKELGEAVKLKAELDSIYEAIAKTKHEIATLHHTTGQDSHEMSRVTNELDAVVSGTEGATEGILSAAEFIDETANTLAARLRGQDAELAHDIQEKVVQIFESCNFQDLTGQRITKVINTLRFIEDRIIRMMEIWGGIESFKAIEPEEQPTREGDAALLNGPALETDEGLASQDDIDALFA; from the coding sequence ATGATGGCCACCAGAAGAGCCTTTAGAGCCGAGAGCCTCTTGCAGCAGTCGAATGCTGATGGAGGGTCGGGGTACGGTTCTGATGTGCAATACAAGACCCTGATGGCCGAGATTTCCTCGATCAAGGCGATGATTCGCCCGGCCGAGGAGGTTGGCAACCAGGTCCTGGAGCAGTTCAAGAAGGAACTGGGCGAGGCGGTAAAGCTCAAGGCGGAGCTCGATTCGATCTACGAGGCGATCGCCAAGACCAAGCACGAGATCGCCACCCTGCACCACACGACCGGGCAGGACAGCCACGAGATGAGCCGCGTCACCAACGAGCTCGACGCGGTGGTCAGCGGTACGGAAGGGGCGACCGAGGGCATTCTGTCGGCGGCCGAGTTCATCGACGAGACGGCCAACACGCTGGCGGCCCGCCTGCGCGGCCAGGACGCGGAGCTTGCCCACGACATCCAGGAGAAGGTCGTCCAGATCTTCGAATCCTGCAACTTCCAGGACCTCACCGGCCAGCGCATCACCAAGGTGATCAACACGCTGCGCTTCATCGAGGACCGCATCATCCGCATGATGGAGATCTGGGGCGGCATCGAGAGCTTCAAGGCGATCGAGCCGGAGGAGCAGCCGACCCGCGAGGGCGATGCGGCCCTGCTCAACGGCCCGGCGCTGGAGACCGACGAGGGTCTCGCCAGCCAGGACGACATCGACGCGCTCTTCGCCTGA
- a CDS encoding DNA-3-methyladenine glycosylase I, translating into MSEAADGQGGGTEARDDLPRGLLRGEDGHCRCGWHGNKPDYLAYHDREWGRPVTDDRRLFEKICLEGFQSGLSWLTILRKRESFRAGFAGFDFEAVARFGDADVERLLQDAGIVRHRGKIVSTINNARRACDLVAERGSLAAYFWSFEPGPQDRPDYCDHASVSVLAQTPASRALSKDLKKRGWSFVGPTTVYAFMQAMGLVNDHLEGCWVREEAERQRQALVRPT; encoded by the coding sequence ATGAGCGAGGCGGCGGACGGACAGGGCGGTGGGACCGAAGCACGGGACGACCTGCCGCGCGGGCTGCTGCGCGGCGAGGACGGCCATTGCCGCTGCGGGTGGCATGGCAACAAGCCCGATTATCTTGCCTATCACGACAGGGAATGGGGCCGCCCCGTCACCGACGACCGGCGCCTGTTCGAGAAGATCTGCCTGGAAGGGTTCCAGTCGGGCCTGTCCTGGCTGACCATCCTGCGCAAGCGCGAGAGCTTCCGCGCGGGGTTTGCCGGCTTCGACTTCGAGGCGGTGGCGCGGTTCGGCGATGCCGATGTGGAGCGGTTGCTGCAGGATGCCGGCATCGTCCGCCATCGCGGCAAGATCGTCTCGACCATCAACAATGCCCGCCGCGCCTGCGATCTTGTCGCCGAGCGCGGCTCGCTCGCCGCCTATTTCTGGAGCTTCGAGCCCGGACCGCAGGACCGGCCGGACTATTGCGACCACGCGTCGGTGTCGGTTCTTGCCCAGACACCGGCCTCCCGCGCCCTGTCGAAGGACCTGAAGAAGCGCGGCTGGAGCTTCGTCGGCCCCACCACGGTCTATGCCTTCATGCAGGCCATGGGGCTGGTCAACGACCATCTCGAGGGCTGCTGGGTGCGCGAGGAGGCGGAACGTCAGCGCCAGGCGCTCGTCCGCCCGACATAA
- the dctP gene encoding TRAP transporter substrate-binding protein DctP: MKFARYAIGLAAGLAMTASAAFADTTTLRITLQLPLKSHLGENVSLFKQKVEEISAGDIKVEIYDSAQLYKDNEVPQAVGSGAIEMGVASLTRYVGDVPAVDVFYMPFLLNSEDLVRKAVAPGSPVRGPLDEAILETGARVVWWQAYGGSVLLSKGEPIRTPADLKGKKVRVFGKTLGEWIKAAGGAPTLVSGSEQYIAYQRGTVDVGMTGVSGVDARRLWEVMDTITVTNNADIEFIVVINEQFWQGLPEQHRAWITEAALFAEKDVRDRMSDIEATSYKAARENGMTIYEPTAEEIAAWEAAAQPVYDQFLADAGELGAKVLEAARALRN; this comes from the coding sequence ATGAAATTCGCGCGCTATGCCATCGGCCTTGCCGCCGGCCTTGCGATGACCGCTTCCGCGGCCTTCGCCGACACCACTACCCTGCGCATCACGCTGCAGCTGCCGCTCAAGAGCCATCTCGGCGAGAACGTCAGCCTGTTCAAGCAGAAGGTCGAGGAGATCTCCGCCGGCGACATCAAGGTCGAGATCTACGACTCGGCCCAGCTCTACAAGGACAACGAGGTGCCGCAGGCCGTCGGCTCCGGCGCCATCGAAATGGGCGTCGCCTCGCTGACCCGCTATGTCGGCGACGTGCCGGCGGTGGACGTCTTCTACATGCCGTTCCTGCTCAACAGCGAGGATCTGGTGCGCAAGGCGGTGGCTCCGGGCAGCCCGGTGCGTGGCCCGCTCGACGAGGCGATCCTGGAGACCGGCGCCCGCGTCGTGTGGTGGCAGGCCTATGGCGGCTCCGTGCTGCTGTCGAAGGGCGAGCCGATCCGCACTCCGGCCGACCTGAAGGGCAAGAAGGTCCGCGTGTTCGGCAAGACGCTCGGCGAGTGGATCAAGGCCGCCGGCGGCGCGCCGACCCTGGTCTCCGGCTCGGAGCAGTACATCGCCTACCAGCGCGGCACCGTGGATGTCGGCATGACCGGCGTGTCCGGCGTCGACGCCCGGCGCCTGTGGGAGGTCATGGACACGATCACCGTGACCAACAATGCCGACATCGAGTTCATCGTCGTGATCAACGAGCAGTTCTGGCAGGGCCTGCCGGAGCAGCACCGCGCCTGGATCACCGAGGCGGCCCTGTTCGCCGAGAAGGACGTGCGCGACCGCATGTCGGACATCGAGGCCACCTCCTACAAGGCCGCTCGGGAGAACGGCATGACCATCTACGAGCCGACCGCCGAGGAAATCGCTGCCTGGGAAGCCGCCGCACAGCCGGTCTACGACCAGTTCCTCGCCGACGCGGGTGAACTCGGCGCCAAGGTCCTCGAGGCCGCCCGCGCCCTCAGGAACTGA
- a CDS encoding TRAP transporter small permease gives MLRVIDAVSRLAGTVAGWAYFATALMLGYEVVMRYVFIAPTIWAEELARMLLVWATFGGAAILLHRRQHITITLLTDHLSPRLRQVQEVFVLLFIAGLAALIVYDGAGIAYDSFHRGRTTGSMLDLPAWWSQASLPVCFALLGLQALAEALRVAIGGADNLPRGSVEH, from the coding sequence ATGCTGCGTGTGATCGACGCCGTTTCCCGACTGGCCGGGACGGTGGCGGGCTGGGCCTATTTCGCCACCGCCCTGATGCTCGGCTACGAGGTGGTGATGCGTTATGTCTTCATCGCCCCGACCATATGGGCCGAGGAACTGGCGCGCATGCTGCTCGTCTGGGCTACCTTCGGCGGTGCGGCGATCCTGCTGCACCGGCGTCAGCACATCACCATCACCCTCTTGACCGATCACCTTTCGCCCCGCCTGCGGCAGGTGCAGGAAGTGTTCGTCCTGCTCTTCATTGCAGGTCTTGCCGCGCTCATCGTCTATGATGGTGCCGGCATTGCCTACGATTCCTTCCATCGCGGCCGCACCACCGGCTCCATGCTCGACCTGCCGGCCTGGTGGTCGCAGGCCTCGCTTCCGGTCTGCTTCGCGCTGCTTGGTCTTCAGGCGCTGGCGGAGGCGCTGCGCGTCGCCATCGGCGGGGCCGACAATCTTCCCCGCGGTTCGGTGGAGCACTAG
- a CDS encoding TRAP transporter large permease, with translation MTTIIILLALFALLLVGVPVAFTMAGLGFGLLYFGGFSPLMVPQGLLSAADSFVLIAVPLFLLMSNVLLKGGVGRDLFAAVQAWVGHWPGGLAIATILSCGIFAAISGSSVATAATIGTVAIPEMTSRGYPRRFVLGLLAAGGTLGILIPPSIPMIVYGVITEESIIALFLAGVGPGLLLMVLFIAWSVLYASFAADYQPSPRATWDERRRTAIRAFPTVLLAAFVISGIYMGIFTPTEAAAIGFLGSLIVVGPVLRTLDWPKFRDAVAEAMTTTVAILLIVAGAKVFGKAITLYRIPQDISLFLSEHIATAGMFVLVVALVLLVMGLFLESLSMILIMVPVLSGALMALGIDPIWFGVFFVIMIECALITPPVGLNLYVIQAVGKASMGEVATGVLPFLVIMLASAAIIFWWPAVALYIPFRL, from the coding sequence ATGACCACCATCATCATTCTTCTGGCGCTGTTCGCCCTGCTGCTGGTCGGCGTGCCGGTGGCCTTCACCATGGCCGGCCTCGGCTTCGGTCTGCTCTATTTCGGCGGTTTCTCGCCGCTGATGGTGCCGCAGGGGCTGCTGTCTGCGGCTGACAGCTTCGTGCTGATCGCCGTGCCGCTGTTCCTCCTGATGTCCAACGTGCTGCTGAAGGGCGGCGTCGGGCGGGATCTCTTCGCTGCCGTGCAGGCCTGGGTCGGCCATTGGCCGGGCGGTCTTGCCATCGCCACCATCCTGTCCTGCGGCATCTTCGCGGCGATCTCCGGTTCCTCCGTCGCCACGGCCGCAACCATCGGCACCGTGGCGATCCCGGAGATGACCTCGCGCGGCTATCCGCGCCGCTTCGTGCTCGGCCTGTTGGCCGCCGGCGGCACGCTCGGCATTCTCATTCCGCCCTCGATCCCGATGATCGTCTACGGCGTCATCACCGAGGAATCGATCATCGCCCTGTTCCTGGCCGGCGTCGGCCCGGGCCTGCTGCTGATGGTGCTGTTCATCGCCTGGTCGGTGCTCTATGCGAGCTTCGCCGCCGACTACCAGCCGAGCCCACGCGCCACCTGGGACGAGCGCCGACGCACCGCCATCCGCGCCTTCCCGACCGTGCTGCTCGCCGCCTTCGTCATTTCCGGCATTTACATGGGCATCTTCACGCCCACCGAGGCGGCGGCCATCGGCTTTCTCGGCTCGCTGATCGTCGTCGGGCCGGTGCTGCGTACCCTCGACTGGCCGAAGTTCCGCGACGCGGTCGCCGAGGCCATGACCACGACGGTGGCGATCCTGCTGATCGTCGCCGGTGCCAAGGTCTTCGGCAAGGCGATCACCCTCTACCGCATTCCCCAGGACATCTCGCTGTTCCTGTCCGAACATATCGCGACCGCCGGCATGTTCGTGCTGGTCGTCGCCCTCGTCCTGCTGGTGATGGGCCTGTTCCTGGAATCGCTGTCGATGATCCTGATCATGGTGCCGGTGCTGTCCGGCGCGCTGATGGCGCTCGGCATCGACCCGATCTGGTTCGGCGTGTTCTTCGTCATCATGATCGAATGCGCCCTGATCACCCCGCCTGTCGGTCTCAATCTCTATGTGATACAGGCAGTCGGAAAGGCGAGCATGGGCGAGGTCGCAACCGGCGTCCTGCCGTTCCTCGTGATCATGCTGGCCAGCGCCGCCATCATCTTCTGGTGGCCCGCCGTCGCGCTCTACATCCCCTTCCGGCTGTAG